Below is a window of Sporosarcina ureae DNA.
TTGCAGCCGATAGGCAATAATACGATCTTTCGTTGCGAATAACGCTAGTCCATCTCCTGCATGTGCCCAGAATGGACGCTCACCTTGAAGCTTCTCAAGTGGAGCCAATAAACTTTTCACTTCATCGGCAGAATGGTTTTTTGATAACTTTTCATGTACATTCTGTAATAAATTTTTAAAACGTATCGGATCTTGTTGATTTTCAGGTCTATACCGGTGGGTCGGTTGATAAATGGAGATACATGTCTCCGCTTGCTCCATCAAAAACTTATGGGGAAATTCGTTTACAATCTCTACGTTCATCTTAATCCCTCCAATAAATATTTTCCTGTAGACAACAACAAGCTCTATTTAACTTGTTCCCTATTCACTTGTTTGTAAACTATTTGTTTATTTATAGGAGGAGAGCAAGGCCTTGACAAAAAATCACAATTCGTGTATAGTTATTGTTTGGGATTGATAACAGATCTGACGTAACAAAAGGCGTTCTGCAGATGTTTATTCGGAACACTTATTCATCACTGGCGCGACTATAGGGTCGCAAGGACGCAAAAGTAGGTAGGGTTTGCGTTGCTTAAGGGAAACAACCAGTAGAACACGACCGCGGCAAAAGAGGTCCAATCAGAATCTACATGCTATATAAATCAACACACATAATCGTTGTCAAACGTAACATTAGAGATCCTATTACAAAAAGCGAGCTCCCCGATATGGGACGCTCGCTTTTTTCAATTCAAATGGCTTCAAACGCTTGATCTAAGTCTGCCATGATATCATCCATATGCTCAAGACCTACAGATAAGCGTAGTAACGTATCAGACACGCCCATCTTCTCACGCTCTTCTTTCGGCACACCTGAGTGTGTCATAGTAGCGGGATGTTGCATAAGTGTCTCCGCGTCGCCTAGACTAACAGCCAATCTGATTAGCGTTAAATGATTCAGCAACTTTTGAGCCTCTTCTTTTCCACCTTTAATCGTAAAGGAAATCAATCCACCACCTAACTTCATCTGCTTTTGTGCAATCTCAAACTGCGGATGCTGATCATCAAACGGATAGAATACATCTTCTACTTTCGGATGTTTTTTTAAATACTCGAATAGGATCTTTGCATTGGATGAATGTCGTTCCATACGAATAGGCAAGGTCTTAATACCTCGCAATAATAGCCATGCATCAAACGGCGAAATGATGCCACCATAATCTTTTAAGACTGTACCATGCATTTTCGCTATCTCATCAGCATCTTTACCTACCAACAAACCTGCGATCACGTCGCCATGTCCATTAATGTATTTCGTCGCGCTATGCAGTACGAAATCTACGCCGAATGATAGTGGTGTTTGAATATAAGGTGAACAGAATGTATTATCCACTACCACTTTCAAGTTGTGGCGCTTCGCTACATTCACTACTGCTTCTAGATCAACTAATTCCATCGTGGGGTTAATTGGTGTTTCTACATATATACATGTCGTCTCAGGCTTCACAGCTTTTTCTATCTCTTCTTCCGTTTTCATCGAAATCAAATCATGTGTGATATTATATTTCTCTTCCAAGATTTTCAGCAATCCGAATGTACAGCCGTAAATTCCACGTGAACAAATCACATGTTCATTTGCTTTTGTCAAATGAACAAGCACTGCACTAACCGCTGCCATACCAGAAGCAAATGCAAGACCTGCTGCTCCCTCTTCCATCTTGGCGATACGTTCTTCAAGTACCGCTACTGTCGGATTCCCTAGACGCGAGTAAATATTTCCTGCTTCTTCACCAGCAAAACGCCGCTCTCCTTGTTCAGCTGAATCAAATACGTAGGTTGAGGTTTGATACAGTGGCACAGCCAAACTTCCCTGATGATCTTTGCTGTCGTATCCTTCATGAATCATTGCTGTTTCTTTATGCCAGTTAGTATTCTTCTGCATATCGATTCCTCCTAGTTCTACCTTATTCATAAACGAATGAATGCGCTTAATCCTTCTCTAATCTAGTGTACATCGATTAGTAAAAAAACGAAAGAACAATATCTTTTCTCTACCTTCTATATATAACGCTTGACCTAAAGGCAATAAATTGGTATGCTAATCTTTGTGTAAAATATTCGCAGCAGTTATGTGTTCTATTTTGTCCAGTCTATTCCTTTTTAAAGGTGCACCACGTAACCTCGAGGCTGCAGGGGCGAAGTTGCAAGATTATAGAATGGCAGATGGATTGAACATATCTGGTCTTATTTTACAACAAAATAAAACCAACAGAGGAGGAGTCTCTCATGGCTCGATATACAGGTCCATCTTGGAAATTGTCACGCCGTTTAGGTATTTCACTAACAGGCACTGGTAAAGAAATTGAAAAGCGTCCATACGCACCAGGACAACACGGTCCAAACCAACGCAAAAAACTTTCCGAATACGGAATGCAATTACAGGAAAAACAAAAACTACGCTTTATGTACGGAGTTAACGAACGTCAATTCCGCACTCTTTTCAACAAAGCTGGTAAAATGCAAGGTATTCACGGTGAAAACTTCATGATCCTTCTTGAAGCTCGCTTGGATAACGTTGTTTACCGCATGGGTCTTGCACGCACTCGTCGTGCAGCTCGTCAGCTAGTTAACCACGGTCACGTATTGGTTGATGGCAAGCGCGTTGACATCCCTTCATTCGCAGTTAAGCCAGGTTCTGAAATCTCTCTTCGTGAGAAGTCTCAAAACTTGAACGCAATTGACGAAGCTCTAGAAATCAACAACTTCGTACCAGATTTCGTTACTTTCGATAAAGAAACGAAAAAAGGTACATTCGTACGCCTTCCAGAGCGTAGCGAATTAGCTGCTGAAATCAACGAAGCATTGATCGTTGAATTCTACTCTCGTTAATAACAATAAAATCCCGTTGGCTGAGATTCTTCTCGGCTCGCGGGATTTTTTGTTGTTTTTCTTCTATGAATTACGTACATATCATAGATACATTATTGTAGACAAACTACTCTACCCGCAATATTCTTCCATAATCCGCAATGTAATACCCTTCAATTCATCATGTTCTGTAAATTGTTCGCTCAACATATCTGTAAGTATATTTTCGAGGAAGTATTCAACACAGTGCATATCTTGAAACTGCAAAATGGTTGTGAGTGCTTCTTCGTAGATTTCTAAAAATAAAGGTTCAGGATTATTCTTTTGGATCTCTCCAAACGATTCATATAGCAAATCCACTTTATCCGCAACCGATAAAATTCGGCCTTCTAACGAATCATCTTTCCCCTCTTTAAAACGTTCTAGATAAATACTCTGAAACTCTGCAGGAATTTCTTTTTCCACAAAGTTTTTCGTCATCTCTTCTTCTACTTCACTAAATAATTTCTTCAACTCTTTCGATGCATATTTTACAGGTGTTTTAATGTCACCAGTGAAAAGTTCCGCATAATCATGATTCAAAGCCTTCTCATATAAAAGCTTCCAATCTATTTTGTTGTCAACTTTCTCTTCTACCGTCCCAAGAAATTGAGCAATTTTTGTTACTTTAAATGAATGGCTGGCAACTGAATGTTTTTGATATTTAAATTTCCCCGGACATCTAATAATCTGTTCTAAATCTGATAAACTTTTAAAGTATTGATGTATCCCCATTGTCCTCATCTCCTAACGAGTTTCTGTTAGTAATTAAATACTACATCATAGTCTTCTCGGTAAATTTATATTGTTTCTGAACACTCTTTAACTCTGGTCTTTAATATTATTCCCTATCCCCAATGAAGTATGCTTACTATCACGTATTTGCACAATGGAGTTACAGGACTCTTATCATTTGTTCTGCATACATATTTCGAAACGAGGATACTCTCTGCCCCCTATATAGAGTCCAAATGCGAAAAGGATAGAAGGTGTGGAAATGTTTTTTTCCACACGACTAGATCTTTATTCTTATTATTAAAGTTATTTAAAGTTCTTTGGTTATTGGTATGCCCCAAACTGACAGATGCATTTGTGCAATACCGACACATGAAGTTGTTCAAAACCGACAGATGGCTTGCTTACATTCGACATGCAATGGCTGACTGATTATTTTATAAAAATATCAAATGAAAAAGAACGCCCGTGGAAAATGGCGTTCTTAATTTGTATAAAAATGGTATTGTACCGTTTATCCTTCGTCTTCTGTAACTGAAACATATAATACGTCTCTGTAATAGAAACAATATAACGTTCCTTTACTATCTGTAAAAACGATATCGTTACTTCTAGAATTTGTAGCTATGCTTAAAGCATCTTCTTTATCTATCGCTTCTACTATTCTTAAAATATTTCCAGCGTTAGCAAAGTGATAATGTACTCTGTACTTTTTCAAAATTTTCACGTCCCTCTAAATCTTATTATTCGACATAAAGATTGAAAACCCTTTTATTCATTCGATTAAATTCCAATTACACTATATTAATTACGAATGTACGTTCTTTACAAGCTATTCGAAACATGATAAGATAAAAAACACATATAGAGTATTTAAATCTCCAGTAGACGTTTATTATAAAAAAACACATATATAAAATTAAAAGGAGGATTTCTATGACAGATCGAGAACTTCTTGAACTTTTGGTTGATAAAGTAACAAATATTGAACAGGATTTTTTCGGTGTTAAGACTGATGTTTCTTCGCTAAAGACTGATGTCTCTTCACTGAAGTCTGATGTCTCTACACTGAAGTCTGATGTCTCTACACTAAAAAAGGATGTTTCATCTATTAAAGAAGAGCAAATATTTATGAAACAGGCTATATTTGAACTGGATGCGCGCTCCATCGTTACTAGTCATAAAATTGATGCTTTAACTGAACAAGTCTCCTCTAATACAACAAAACTAGATGACCTGCGCACTACTCAGCGCCTCGTAAGCGATCACGACACCGACATTCGTATGATCAAAAAAATGTTAACACAATAAAATACAGTGTTCTAGAGTACCTATGTATTAAATTTCTTTGTTCGCTTATGCTAACCTAGCTGTTTATTATATAGGTACTTTTTATTGGCCCCATCAGTTGTAATCTTCATTTCCCGCAAAAAAAGACACCCCCGAAGAGATGCCCCATAATCTACTTATTTGCGTAATTTATCATAAATCCGATCCATAATACTTACCATGAAAACTTCATGCTTGTTTAACGCAACTGATGCAGCTTCCACGATATTTTCAGATCGCATAGCCGTTGCTTGTTTGTTCGCTACGTTCCATAGTTTGAACGCTTCGATTAATTCTTGATGCTCACCAGCAAAAATGTCAGGTGGGGTTTCTTCTTTAACGGCTGCCGCCACATTAGCGAATAGCTTAGTCGCCCCTTTGACACCTTCTGGACTTTGTTCCTCAATGGCATCCATCATTTCATTAATCGCGTCGCCAATTGAACCTAATGTCATAGCGTACATCATATATTCTTTTTTCAATTCGTTATCTCCTAATTAAACAAACTTCACCATGCTATAGTTCTTTTTACCGCGTCTCACAATTGTGAATGCATCTTCCAAACGTTGCTCTGCTCCTACTGTGAACGCTGTATCTGTAATGCGTTCTCCGTTAAAGGAAATTGCACCATTCGTTACATCTTCACGTGCTTGACGCTTCGACGGTGATACACCCGCTTGGACGATGAAGTCGACAATGTTTTGATCTGCTTTTTCCATCTCAACAGTCGGTACGTCTTTAAAAGCATCTTTCATTTCAGACGCAGTCAATGCTTTTAAATCCCCGCTGAACAATGCTGCTGAAATACGGATCGCTTGGTCAAGTGATTCTTGACCATGAATCAATCGTGTCATTTCTTCAGCTAGTGTCTTTTGAGCTTTACGTAGATGCGGCTCTTCTTGCACAGATACTTCTAGCGCTTCAATTTCTTCGCGGCTAAGGAATGTAAAGATTTTCAAGTACTTCACAACATCCGCGTCAGCCGCATTGATCCAGAATTGGTAGAATTCGTATGGTGATGTTTTCTTCGCATCCAACCATACTGCACCACCAGCAGATTTACCGAACTTCGTGCCGTCTGCTTTAGTAACTAATGGAATTGTAAATCCGTATGCTTTTACTTCTTCATCATGCATCTTACGGATAACTTCTAGACCCGTTGTAATATTCCCCCACTGATCCGATCCACCAATTTGCACACGACAGTTGTAGTGATCGAATAGATGATTGAAATCCGCACCTTGCATAAGCATGTACGAGAACTCTGTGAAGGAAATTCCTTGTTCCAAACGTGATGCTACGTTATCTTTTGCCAACATGTAGTTGACGCTCAATAATTTACCGTAGTCACGCAAAAATTCGATCAATGACATCGAACCGATCCAATCATTGTTATTCACAAGTTTCGCGCCATTCTCTGTTTGGAAATCAAAAATCATTTCAAGCTGCTTTTTGATTCCACGAACATTATCCGCGATTTGATCTGTCGTTTGCAATTGGCGTTCTTCTGAGCGTCCAGAAGGATCCCCGATCATTCCAGTCGCGCCACCGATCAATAGAATTGGCTGGTGTCCGTGTAACTGAAAACGGCGTAGTGTAAGCATTGGAACGATATGACCGATATGCATACTATCTGCTGTTGGATCTACTCCACAGTATAAAGAAATTTTTTCGTCCGTAAGAAGCTTTTCTAATCCTTCTTCATTTGTCTGCTGGTATAGCAAACCTCTCCAACGTAAATCGTCCATTAATTCATTTGACATTTTCCATTTCCTCCTAATTTCAACGTAAAAAGTCCCCACACGATCAATAAATGATCATGCAGGGACGTTAGTTGATTAATTCATAACGCGGTACCACCCGGCTTGAGAGCTGAAAACTCTCCGGCTTTAAGGCGCAGGTAACGTTGCGCAAAACGTACACTCCAAAACTGTAATTCATGCATAGTGCACCGAACAGCTTCCACTAACCGCTGTCTCTCTATGACGGAACTCACTATCACTACTTCGGTTTTTTCGACATGTAATTTCGTATGTGTTCAATTTTACCCATCTTCCATTGAAAGTCAACATTTATTGCATAACTTCTGTTTAATCTATGATATAATGAGTAAGATTTTGGGGGGAGAAAACTTTGAATAACGAAAAGAATAATAGAATTAAGCAACTTGAAGATAAGTTTGAACAAGCGAAAAAAGAGCCTTGGGCCAAAAAACTTCGCATCGGTACCGGTGTACTTTGGAACTTGTTTATTTTACTCATTATCTTCGCCGTGATCGGTGCTGTATTTGCAGGTTCTGTTGGAGCTGGATATTTTGCTTCCCTAGTCGCAAAAGAGCCTTTACGTTCAAAAGAAGAACTTCGCGACCAAGTGTTTAATTATGAAGAAACATCTGAAATGTTCTTTGCGAACAACATTTATCTAGGCAAGATCAACTCGGACATTGAGCGCCGTCAAATTACACTGGATAAAGTGAATCAATATGCATTGGACGCAGTTCTTGCCACTGAGGATGAATACTTCGAAGAGCACAAAGGCATTGTACCAAAAGCAATATTCCGCGGAGTCTTCCAAGACGTTACGAACTCGGACAGTCAAACAGGTGGATCGACGCTAACTCAACAGTTAGTGAAAAACCAGATTCTGACGAATGAAGTTTCCTATGAACGTAAAGCTAAAGAAATCTTGCTGGCTATGCGCTTGGAACACTTCATGACGAAAGATGAGATACTCGAAGCCTACTTGAACATCATTCCTTATGGCCGTGATGTGACAGGACAGAATATCGCGGGAATTGAAACGGCAGCACGAGGAATCTTCGGAATTAAAGCAGCTGATCTAAGTTTACCGCAAGCTGCATATATCGCAGGAATTCCGCAGGCACCTTATACGTACACACCGTTTTATAGTAAGAATCAAGGAATTAAGGAACGCGAAAAGCTGATGTACGGGGTAAACCGTATGAAGACCGTGCTATTCCGAATGCGTGATGCAGGTTATATTACGGACGCAGAATGGAAAGAAGCAAAGGCTTACGACGTGACAAAAGATTTCAGACAGCCGTCACGACGTGCGACTGAACGATATCCGTATGTCACACAAGAAATTCAAAATCGCACAATCGAAATTTTAGCGGAAGTACTAGCCGAAAAAGATGGTATCGATAAAGAACGTTTCGATGAAGATTCCAAGATTAAAGAAAAATACGAAATCATGGCAGACCGTTCTATGCGAACAGACGGCTATCGAATCTTCTCGACGATCAATAAAGATTTGTATGACAAAATGAATGAAGTGGCTGATAACTTCCAGTACTACGGATTTACGTATACATCAGAATCAGTAGATGAAGAATCAGGTAAAACGATTACTACAGAAAACCCTGTTCAAGTCGGTGCGACGATGATCGAGAACCATACAGGGAAAGTACTTTCTTTCGTTGGTGGGCGCGATTATGAACTTGAAGCATTGAATCACTCTACACAAGCTTTCCGACAAAATGGTTCTTCTATTAAGCCATTACTTGTTTACGCCCCAGCTATTGAATATGGTGTAATCGGTGCAGGAAGTCCCCTAGTCGATGTGAAATATAATTGGTCTGGTTGGAAACCTGGAAACTATTTTGACCGTGAGCTTGGTGTACTATCTGCTAGAGAGTCTTTGGCACGTTCACAAAACTTATCAACAGGTCGATTATATAACCAAATCTTTGACCGTAAGCCAATTGATTTCCTCAAGAAAATGAATTTCTCAAAGGTTACGGATGATGATGCTCAAATCCCTGCCGCTTCACTTGGCGGATTGAAGCACGGAGTAACAGTAGAAGAGAATACGAACGCCTTCGCTACATTTGCGAATGGTGGACAATTTATTGAATCGTATATGATTGAACGGATTGAAGATATGAAAGGCAATATCGTATTTGAACATAAAGCGGAACCCGTAGAAGTGTTCAGTCCAGAAACTTCTTATATCATCACCGATATGATGCGTGATGTATTAAAAGGAAACGGTACAGCTGCGAGATTACCTGGATTGATGAATTTCCGTCCCGATTTAGCTGCTAAAACGGGTACATCCCAGCATTATGGTGATGCTTGGTTAGTCGGTTATAATCCGAATGTATCGCTAGGTGTTTGGTTGGGTTATAAAAACCAAAATACACCATTGTATAACGGCTACAACAGTGGTCAAATGCATCCATCAGAACGGACAGCAAGATTGTACGGTCAATTGATGAACACAGCAAACACTGTAATTCCTGAAACCATTAAAGCAAGAGATACATTTAAACGTCCTGCCGGGGTTGTTACACGTTCATTCTGTGGCATTTCAGGTCTAGCACCTTCAGCAGCTTGTTCAGCAGCAGGACTGGTTCGTTCGGATCTATTTAATTCGAAAAAGATGGTTCCAACAAAAGCAGATGATAGTATTGTTTCTTCTGCAGCAGTTCGAGTAAACGGTAAAGTATATCAGGCGTTAGCTTCAACACCGCGTGAATTTGTCACATCTGGTGGAATTGGTGTAACTACTGAATACGGCAAGCGGATGCTTGGACGTTTGGGTGGAGATGCCTCTAAACTACTTGCTGGTCGTGGTGCCTATTCAAGCAGTGTGGCAGGATCTGCCTTCCCTGCAGACAATGTACCACCAGCACCAGTATCAGCAGGACAGAATGGTTCCGTTCTAACATGGACTGGTTCTTCATCAAATGATGTCATTGGTTATTACATCTATCAGAATGGTGTCAGAATCGGTACGGTTCATGACGGAGCATCCAGATCGTATAAAGTCGGGTATGGTTCGTACTATGTGCGCGCAGTAGACATTACTGGCCTGTTATCAGGTCCTTCCAATACAATCACAAATGCGGCACCTGCACCGAAAGCTCAGCCAAAACCTGAGACGAATAGTGATACAAAGCCAGGAACATCGACTCCAGAAACGAAGCCGGATGCAAAACCGGATACCGGTTCTGAAGCAAAACCCGAAACTAAACCTGAAGCTACACCAGAACCAAAACCAGAAACAAAGCCGGAAGCTACACCGGAACCTAAACCGGATGCAACTCCTGCAGAAAAAGAATAACGGATCAACCGGAATACAATCGTATATTGTATTCCGGTTTTTTCATGAAGTGCTTCTGTACATGCATTCTTCCGCCTATTCCAAAATCTTTGGCACCGCCCTTTCATCCACGACTAAAGTTTATTACCGACAATTCAGTTATTTCATGATAATAATATACTTTTACTATCTATAAATTGTATACTGAATAGAGAGCTACACTAACCGTACCTACAGCGATTATTTATATGTATAAAGGGTAGAATGATTAGGAAGGGGTGAACTGTTTGGAACATATAAAAACCTACTTTTCCAGAACGTTTCCGCATGAAGAAGGTGAGCTTGTTATTGAAGGTCCTGTTTCATCCGAGCAATTAGCATCGTTTGAATTTCATGAAGGACTAAAAGCTTTTCGTCCACCAAAACAACAACAAGAGGCATTAGTAAAGATTGCCGCATTCCCTGAAGGACGTATTAATATAGCGAGAATTGAAAATATGATTGTCGGATATGTGACGTACTTGTATCCCGATCCACTTGAACGTTGGTATGAGGCAGACTTAGATAACTTAATAGAGCTAGGCGCCATCGAAGTAGTTGCGGCGTATCGTGGTGCACGTATCGGTAAGTCTTTACTGGAATTATCGATGCTTGATGACGCAATGGAAGATTATATTATCATTACGACAGAATATTATTGGCACTGGGATTTAAAAGGCACAGGGTTAACAGTATGGGATTATCGTAAAATGATGGAGAAAATGATGCGTGCAGGGGGAATGGAATTTTTCTCTACGGATGATCCCGAAGTATGCTCCCACCCTGCCAATGCATTAATGGCAAGGATCGGAAAACGAGTCGATCAAGAATCTATCCAACAATTTGATCGTGTACGTTTCAAAAATCGCGTTAATTACTGAAAGTGAGGAATGGTCATGCTCGTACAAGATATTATGAAAACAGACGTGATTACACTTAATTCCACGCATACGATTGCAGATGCAGTACAACTAATGAAAGAAAAGCGAATTCGCCATATTCCCATTGTGGAAGATGGGCGCGTACAAGGTTTGGTGACAGACCGCGACGTGAAAGAAGCGTCTCCTTCAAGTATTTCTGAGAGACTGGAGCCTTCTCTTTATGAAACAACACTCGATAAAATTATGAAAACCGACTTATTGATCGGACATCCACGGGACTTCGTAGAAGAAGCTGCATTGATGTTCTATACGTACGAAATTGGGTGTCTACCTATCGTTTCCAATTATCAACTCGTCGGAATTTTAACTAAGACGGACTTATTGTATAACTATATCGAACTGACGGGTGCCAATCAGCCAAGTTCTCATATTCAAATTCGTGTACCGAATACACCCGGCATTCTGTATGAAGTGTCAAAAGTATTCCATGACCACAATACGAACGTGCTCAGTGTACTCGTCTATCCTTTTCAAGATGACGAGCAGTATAAAATTCTAGCCATCCGGATCAAACGAATGAATCCGCTCCCAATCATCGAAGGGTTAAAAAAACAAGGGTTTGAAGTCCTTTGGCCAAGTGAACCGGAGATGGGCGTATGACAAGACAAGCGAGCTTTATCTTTTCAACCGACCAACTAAACTATGAATTTTCCGATACGCACCCTTTCAATCAAAAAAGAATCGTATTGACCAAGAGTTTACTAGACGAAATGAATACAATTGAACCAGATGAAATCGTCATTCCACGTACAGCAACAGATGAGGAACTGCTTCTAGCTCACGATGCAAAGTATATTGAAATCGTAAAAAAAGCGAGTAAAGGTGAAGTGAGTGAAAATATTGGCAGTATCTATGGAATCGGTACAGAAGATACCCCCTTCTTCCATGGCATGCATGAAGCCAGTGCATTGCTAGTAGGCGGTACGCTTACTGCGATTGAAGAAGTAATGGAAGGTCGTTCAAGATATGCGCTGAATCTCGGCGGTGGCTTGCATCACGGATTCCAAGGTAAAGCATCTGGATTTTGCATTTACAATGATAGTTCAGTAGCTATTAAATACTTACAACAAAAGTACGGGGCGCGCGTACTGTATGTAGATACAGATGCCCACCATGGTGACGGAGTGCAATGGACGTTTTACGATGATCCGAACGTCTGCACATTCTCCATCCATGAAACAGGTCGCTATTTGTTCCCTGGGACAGGCAATGTGACAGAGCGAGGAAATGGTGCAGGCTATGGCGCTTCATTCAATTTCCCTATTGACGCATTCACAGAAGACGAATCATTCCTGCACATTTACAAAACGGCTCTACGTGAAGTCGCAGCGCACTTTAAACCAGACGTTATTCTTACACAAAATGGAGCCGATGCACACTACTTTGATCCATTGACACATTTATATAGCACAATGAAAATCTATGAAGAGATTCCGAAACTAGC
It encodes the following:
- the megL gene encoding methionine gamma-lyase — its product is MQKNTNWHKETAMIHEGYDSKDHQGSLAVPLYQTSTYVFDSAEQGERRFAGEEAGNIYSRLGNPTVAVLEERIAKMEEGAAGLAFASGMAAVSAVLVHLTKANEHVICSRGIYGCTFGLLKILEEKYNITHDLISMKTEEEIEKAVKPETTCIYVETPINPTMELVDLEAVVNVAKRHNLKVVVDNTFCSPYIQTPLSFGVDFVLHSATKYINGHGDVIAGLLVGKDADEIAKMHGTVLKDYGGIISPFDAWLLLRGIKTLPIRMERHSSNAKILFEYLKKHPKVEDVFYPFDDQHPQFEIAQKQMKLGGGLISFTIKGGKEEAQKLLNHLTLIRLAVSLGDAETLMQHPATMTHSGVPKEEREKMGVSDTLLRLSVGLEHMDDIMADLDQAFEAI
- the rpsD gene encoding 30S ribosomal protein S4 encodes the protein MARYTGPSWKLSRRLGISLTGTGKEIEKRPYAPGQHGPNQRKKLSEYGMQLQEKQKLRFMYGVNERQFRTLFNKAGKMQGIHGENFMILLEARLDNVVYRMGLARTRRAARQLVNHGHVLVDGKRVDIPSFAVKPGSEISLREKSQNLNAIDEALEINNFVPDFVTFDKETKKGTFVRLPERSELAAEINEALIVEFYSR
- a CDS encoding HD domain-containing protein translates to MGIHQYFKSLSDLEQIIRCPGKFKYQKHSVASHSFKVTKIAQFLGTVEEKVDNKIDWKLLYEKALNHDYAELFTGDIKTPVKYASKELKKLFSEVEEEMTKNFVEKEIPAEFQSIYLERFKEGKDDSLEGRILSVADKVDLLYESFGEIQKNNPEPLFLEIYEEALTTILQFQDMHCVEYFLENILTDMLSEQFTEHDELKGITLRIMEEYCG
- the tyrS gene encoding tyrosine--tRNA ligase; translation: MSNELMDDLRWRGLLYQQTNEEGLEKLLTDEKISLYCGVDPTADSMHIGHIVPMLTLRRFQLHGHQPILLIGGATGMIGDPSGRSEERQLQTTDQIADNVRGIKKQLEMIFDFQTENGAKLVNNNDWIGSMSLIEFLRDYGKLLSVNYMLAKDNVASRLEQGISFTEFSYMLMQGADFNHLFDHYNCRVQIGGSDQWGNITTGLEVIRKMHDEEVKAYGFTIPLVTKADGTKFGKSAGGAVWLDAKKTSPYEFYQFWINAADADVVKYLKIFTFLSREEIEALEVSVQEEPHLRKAQKTLAEEMTRLIHGQESLDQAIRISAALFSGDLKALTASEMKDAFKDVPTVEMEKADQNIVDFIVQAGVSPSKRQAREDVTNGAISFNGERITDTAFTVGAEQRLEDAFTIVRRGKKNYSMVKFV
- a CDS encoding transglycosylase domain-containing protein, which translates into the protein MNNEKNNRIKQLEDKFEQAKKEPWAKKLRIGTGVLWNLFILLIIFAVIGAVFAGSVGAGYFASLVAKEPLRSKEELRDQVFNYEETSEMFFANNIYLGKINSDIERRQITLDKVNQYALDAVLATEDEYFEEHKGIVPKAIFRGVFQDVTNSDSQTGGSTLTQQLVKNQILTNEVSYERKAKEILLAMRLEHFMTKDEILEAYLNIIPYGRDVTGQNIAGIETAARGIFGIKAADLSLPQAAYIAGIPQAPYTYTPFYSKNQGIKEREKLMYGVNRMKTVLFRMRDAGYITDAEWKEAKAYDVTKDFRQPSRRATERYPYVTQEIQNRTIEILAEVLAEKDGIDKERFDEDSKIKEKYEIMADRSMRTDGYRIFSTINKDLYDKMNEVADNFQYYGFTYTSESVDEESGKTITTENPVQVGATMIENHTGKVLSFVGGRDYELEALNHSTQAFRQNGSSIKPLLVYAPAIEYGVIGAGSPLVDVKYNWSGWKPGNYFDRELGVLSARESLARSQNLSTGRLYNQIFDRKPIDFLKKMNFSKVTDDDAQIPAASLGGLKHGVTVEENTNAFATFANGGQFIESYMIERIEDMKGNIVFEHKAEPVEVFSPETSYIITDMMRDVLKGNGTAARLPGLMNFRPDLAAKTGTSQHYGDAWLVGYNPNVSLGVWLGYKNQNTPLYNGYNSGQMHPSERTARLYGQLMNTANTVIPETIKARDTFKRPAGVVTRSFCGISGLAPSAACSAAGLVRSDLFNSKKMVPTKADDSIVSSAAVRVNGKVYQALASTPREFVTSGGIGVTTEYGKRMLGRLGGDASKLLAGRGAYSSSVAGSAFPADNVPPAPVSAGQNGSVLTWTGSSSNDVIGYYIYQNGVRIGTVHDGASRSYKVGYGSYYVRAVDITGLLSGPSNTITNAAPAPKAQPKPETNSDTKPGTSTPETKPDAKPDTGSEAKPETKPEATPEPKPETKPEATPEPKPDATPAEKE
- a CDS encoding N-acetyltransferase; its protein translation is MEHIKTYFSRTFPHEEGELVIEGPVSSEQLASFEFHEGLKAFRPPKQQQEALVKIAAFPEGRINIARIENMIVGYVTYLYPDPLERWYEADLDNLIELGAIEVVAAYRGARIGKSLLELSMLDDAMEDYIIITTEYYWHWDLKGTGLTVWDYRKMMEKMMRAGGMEFFSTDDPEVCSHPANALMARIGKRVDQESIQQFDRVRFKNRVNY
- a CDS encoding acetoin utilization AcuB family protein, with product MLVQDIMKTDVITLNSTHTIADAVQLMKEKRIRHIPIVEDGRVQGLVTDRDVKEASPSSISERLEPSLYETTLDKIMKTDLLIGHPRDFVEEAALMFYTYEIGCLPIVSNYQLVGILTKTDLLYNYIELTGANQPSSHIQIRVPNTPGILYEVSKVFHDHNTNVLSVLVYPFQDDEQYKILAIRIKRMNPLPIIEGLKKQGFEVLWPSEPEMGV
- a CDS encoding acetoin utilization protein AcuC, whose protein sequence is MTRQASFIFSTDQLNYEFSDTHPFNQKRIVLTKSLLDEMNTIEPDEIVIPRTATDEELLLAHDAKYIEIVKKASKGEVSENIGSIYGIGTEDTPFFHGMHEASALLVGGTLTAIEEVMEGRSRYALNLGGGLHHGFQGKASGFCIYNDSSVAIKYLQQKYGARVLYVDTDAHHGDGVQWTFYDDPNVCTFSIHETGRYLFPGTGNVTERGNGAGYGASFNFPIDAFTEDESFLHIYKTALREVAAHFKPDVILTQNGADAHYFDPLTHLYSTMKIYEEIPKLAKEIAEEYCDGKWIAIGGGGYDIWRVVPRAWSHLWLTMKDIPTPTGRLPEAWLNKWQPESPVPLIETWEDPDDLYEAVPRKNDINEKNEQMLTRALHVIRKS